From Streptomyces sp. 6-11-2, one genomic window encodes:
- the gnd gene encoding phosphogluconate dehydrogenase (NAD(+)-dependent, decarboxylating), protein MELGLVGLGKMGGNMRERIRRAGHTVIGYDRNPDLADVHSLEELVGKLHGPRVVWVMVPAGEPTQGTIDALAELLEPGDVVVDGGNSRWTDDERHAEELAAKGIGFVDCGVSGGVWGLENGYALMYGGDAENVAKVQPVFDALKPEGDLGAVHAGKVGAGHFAKMVHNGIEYAMMQAYAEGWELLEKVDSVENVREVFRSWQEGTVIRSWLLDLAVNSLDEDEHLEQLRGYAQDSGEGRWTVEAAIDNAVPLPAITASLFARFSSRQEDSPQMKMIAALRNQFGGHAVEKK, encoded by the coding sequence ATGGAGCTCGGTCTCGTCGGCCTCGGCAAGATGGGCGGCAACATGCGCGAGCGGATCCGCCGCGCCGGCCACACCGTCATCGGATACGACCGCAACCCGGACCTCGCCGATGTCCACAGCCTGGAAGAGCTTGTGGGCAAGCTCCACGGCCCGCGCGTGGTCTGGGTGATGGTCCCGGCCGGCGAGCCCACCCAGGGCACGATCGACGCCCTCGCCGAGCTGCTGGAGCCCGGCGACGTGGTCGTGGACGGCGGGAACTCCCGCTGGACGGACGACGAGAGGCATGCGGAGGAGCTGGCAGCCAAGGGCATCGGCTTCGTCGACTGCGGCGTCTCCGGCGGCGTGTGGGGCCTGGAGAACGGCTACGCGCTGATGTACGGCGGCGACGCGGAGAACGTCGCCAAGGTGCAGCCGGTCTTCGACGCGCTCAAGCCGGAGGGCGACCTCGGCGCGGTGCACGCCGGCAAGGTCGGGGCGGGCCACTTCGCCAAGATGGTCCACAACGGCATCGAGTACGCGATGATGCAGGCCTACGCCGAGGGCTGGGAGCTGCTGGAGAAGGTCGACTCCGTGGAGAACGTCCGCGAGGTCTTCCGCTCCTGGCAGGAGGGCACCGTCATCCGCTCCTGGCTGCTCGACCTGGCGGTGAACTCCCTCGACGAGGACGAGCACCTGGAGCAGCTGAGGGGCTACGCGCAGGACTCCGGCGAGGGCCGATGGACCGTGGAGGCCGCCATCGACAACGCCGTGCCGCTGCCCGCGATAACGGCCTCGCTGTTCGCGCGGTTCTCCTCACGCCAGGAGGACTCGCCGCAGATGAAGATGATCGCCGCGCTGCGCAACCAGTTCGGCGGTCACGCCGTGGAGAAGAAGTAG
- the dnaN gene encoding DNA polymerase III subunit beta: protein MKIRVERDVLAEAVAWAARSLPARPPAPVLAGLLLKAEDGQLSLSSFDYEVSARVSVEAEVDEEGTVLVSGRLLADISRALPNRPVEISTDGVRATVVCGSSRFTLHTLPVEEYPALPQMPNATGTVPGEVFASAVQQVAIAAGRDDTLPVLTGVRIEIEGDTVTLASTDRYRFAVREFLWKPENPDASAVALVPAKTLLDTAKALTSGDSVILALSGSGAGEGLIGFEGAGRRTTTRLLEGDLPKYRTLFPTEFNSVAVIETAPFVEAVKRVALVAERNTPVRLSFEQGVLILEAGSSDDAQAVERVDAQLEGDDISIAFNPTFLLDGLSAIDSPVAQLSFTTSTKPALLSGKPAVDAEADEAYKYLIMPVRLSG, encoded by the coding sequence GTGAAGATCCGGGTGGAACGCGACGTACTCGCGGAGGCAGTGGCCTGGGCGGCACGCAGCCTCCCGGCCCGTCCGCCGGCGCCTGTTCTCGCCGGCCTGCTGCTCAAGGCGGAGGACGGCCAGCTGAGCCTGTCCAGCTTCGACTACGAGGTCTCCGCGCGCGTGTCCGTGGAGGCCGAGGTCGACGAGGAGGGCACGGTCCTCGTCTCCGGTCGCCTGCTCGCCGACATCTCGCGCGCCCTGCCCAACCGCCCGGTGGAGATCTCCACAGACGGTGTACGGGCGACGGTGGTCTGCGGCTCCTCGCGCTTCACCCTCCACACCCTGCCTGTGGAGGAGTACCCGGCGCTCCCGCAGATGCCGAACGCGACGGGCACGGTTCCCGGTGAGGTCTTCGCCTCCGCCGTGCAGCAGGTGGCGATCGCGGCCGGCCGCGACGACACGCTGCCCGTGCTGACCGGTGTCCGCATCGAGATCGAGGGCGACACCGTCACGCTGGCCTCCACCGACCGCTACCGCTTCGCGGTCCGCGAGTTCCTGTGGAAGCCGGAGAACCCGGACGCCTCCGCGGTCGCCCTGGTGCCCGCCAAGACCCTGCTGGACACCGCCAAGGCGCTGACCAGCGGCGACAGCGTGATCCTGGCGCTGTCCGGCTCGGGTGCCGGTGAGGGCCTGATCGGCTTCGAGGGTGCCGGGCGGCGCACGACCACGCGTCTGCTGGAGGGCGACCTCCCGAAGTACCGGACCCTGTTCCCGACGGAGTTCAACTCCGTGGCCGTCATCGAGACCGCCCCCTTCGTGGAGGCCGTCAAGCGCGTGGCGCTGGTCGCCGAGCGCAACACCCCGGTGCGCCTGAGCTTCGAGCAGGGCGTGCTGATCCTGGAGGCCGGCTCCAGCGACGACGCACAGGCTGTGGAGAGGGTCGACGCGCAGTTGGAGGGCGACGACATCTCGATCGCCTTCAACCCGACGTTCCTGCTGGACGGCCTCAGCGCGATCGACTCCCCGGTGGCCCAGCTGTCCTTCACGACGTCCACCAAGCCGGCGCTGCTCAGCGGCAAGCCCGCGGTGGACGCCGAGGCGGACGAGGCCTACAAGTACCTGATCATGCCGGTACGGCTGAGCGGCTGA
- the dnaA gene encoding chromosomal replication initiator protein DnaA, whose product MADVPADLAAVWPRVLEQLLGEGRGQGVETKDEHWIRRCQPLALVADTALLAVPNEFAKGVLEGRLAPVVSETLSRECGRPIRIAITVDSSVGEPQAPAPAPAPRYEDQELPTGQGGGYEGYGRRRADVHRSARHDQFPGAQGDHLPPPRTSPQPADGGDQLPTARPAYPSEYAEYQRPEPGAWPRHHQDDYGWQQQRLGFPERDPYASPAQDPYGPQDTGYGRQDAYPPAQDSYAQDYRSPSMERPPYDQPRSDYDPSRGEYDARDYDQRDAGHREPPEPPAGSGQVHRGGPVGPNLPATGAPGPLAAQPAPAAGPGEPTARLNPKYLFDTFVIGASNRFAHAAAVAVAEAPAKAYNPLFIYGESGLGKTHLLHAIGHYARSLYPGTRVRYVSSEEFTNEFINSIRDGKGDSFRKRYREMDILLVDDIQFLADKESTQEEFFHTFNTLHNANKQIVLSSDRPPKQLVTLEDRLRNRFEWGLITDVQPPELETRIAILRKKAVQEQLNAPPEVLEFIASRISRNIRELEGALIRVTAFASLNRQPVDLGLTEIVLKDLIPGGEDSAPEITATAIMAATADYFGLTVEDLCGTSRGRALVTARQIAMYLCRELTDLSLPKIGAQFGGRDHTTVMHADRKIRALMAERRSIYNQVTELTNRIKNG is encoded by the coding sequence GTGGCTGACGTACCTGCCGATCTTGCCGCAGTGTGGCCACGAGTTCTGGAGCAGCTTCTCGGCGAGGGACGCGGACAGGGCGTCGAGACGAAGGACGAACACTGGATCCGGCGCTGCCAGCCCCTCGCGCTGGTCGCGGACACGGCGCTGCTCGCCGTACCGAACGAGTTCGCCAAGGGCGTACTCGAAGGGCGCCTCGCCCCGGTCGTGAGCGAGACGCTGAGCCGTGAGTGCGGCCGCCCGATCCGGATCGCGATCACCGTCGACAGCTCCGTCGGCGAGCCCCAGGCCCCCGCGCCCGCACCGGCGCCGCGGTACGAGGACCAGGAGCTGCCCACGGGCCAGGGCGGCGGCTACGAGGGCTACGGCCGGCGCCGGGCGGACGTCCACCGTTCGGCCCGCCACGACCAGTTCCCGGGCGCCCAGGGCGACCACCTGCCGCCCCCGCGCACGAGCCCGCAGCCGGCGGACGGCGGCGACCAGCTCCCGACCGCCCGCCCCGCCTATCCGTCGGAGTACGCCGAGTACCAGCGTCCCGAGCCCGGCGCCTGGCCGCGTCACCACCAGGACGACTACGGGTGGCAGCAGCAGCGGCTCGGCTTCCCGGAGCGGGACCCCTACGCCTCGCCGGCCCAGGACCCCTACGGCCCGCAGGACACCGGGTACGGCCGCCAGGACGCCTATCCGCCGGCCCAGGACTCCTACGCTCAGGACTACCGGTCCCCGTCGATGGAGCGCCCGCCGTACGACCAGCCGCGCTCCGACTACGACCCGTCCCGCGGCGAGTACGACGCCCGCGACTACGACCAGCGCGACGCCGGCCACCGCGAGCCGCCGGAACCGCCGGCCGGTTCCGGCCAGGTGCACCGCGGCGGCCCGGTGGGTCCGAACCTGCCCGCCACCGGCGCCCCCGGCCCGCTGGCCGCGCAGCCCGCACCGGCGGCCGGCCCCGGCGAGCCGACCGCGCGCCTGAACCCCAAGTACCTCTTCGACACGTTCGTCATCGGCGCGTCCAACCGCTTCGCGCACGCGGCCGCGGTCGCCGTCGCCGAGGCACCCGCCAAGGCGTACAACCCCCTGTTCATCTACGGCGAGTCCGGACTCGGCAAGACCCACTTGCTGCACGCGATCGGCCACTACGCGCGCAGCCTGTACCCGGGCACGCGCGTGCGCTACGTGAGCTCCGAGGAGTTCACCAACGAGTTCATCAACTCCATCCGCGACGGCAAGGGCGACAGCTTCCGCAAGCGCTACCGCGAGATGGACATCCTGCTCGTCGACGACATCCAGTTCCTCGCGGACAAGGAGTCGACGCAGGAGGAGTTCTTCCACACCTTCAACACCCTCCACAACGCCAACAAGCAGATCGTGCTCTCCAGCGACCGGCCGCCCAAGCAGCTGGTGACCCTGGAGGACCGGCTGCGCAACCGGTTCGAGTGGGGCCTGATCACCGACGTCCAGCCGCCCGAGCTGGAGACCCGTATCGCGATCCTGCGCAAGAAGGCGGTGCAGGAGCAGCTGAACGCCCCGCCGGAGGTGCTGGAGTTCATCGCCTCCCGGATCTCGCGCAACATCCGCGAGCTGGAGGGCGCGCTGATCCGGGTGACGGCGTTCGCCTCGCTCAACCGGCAGCCGGTGGACCTGGGCCTGACGGAGATCGTCCTGAAGGACCTGATCCCCGGCGGCGAGGACTCGGCTCCGGAGATCACGGCGACGGCCATCATGGCGGCCACGGCCGACTACTTCGGCCTCACCGTCGAGGACCTGTGCGGCACCTCGCGCGGCCGGGCCCTGGTCACCGCCCGCCAGATCGCCATGTACCTGTGCCGTGAGCTGACCGATCTGTCGCTGCCGAAGATCGGCGCCCAGTTCGGCGGCCGCGACCACACGACCGTCATGCACGCCGACCGCAAGATCCGCGCGCTGATGGCCGAGCGGCGCTCCATCTACAACCAGGTCACGGAGCTGACCAACCGCATCAAGAACGGCTGA
- the rpmH gene encoding 50S ribosomal protein L34, translating into MSKRTFQPNNRRRAKTHGFRLRMRTRAGRAILASRRSKGRARLSA; encoded by the coding sequence GTGAGCAAGCGCACCTTCCAGCCGAACAACCGTCGTCGCGCGAAGACCCACGGCTTCCGGCTGCGTATGCGCACCCGTGCCGGCCGCGCGATTCTCGCGTCCCGCCGCAGCAAGGGTCGCGCCCGTCTGTCCGCCTGA
- the rnpA gene encoding ribonuclease P protein component: protein MLPTENRLRRREDFATAVRRGRRSGRPLLVVHLRSGATDPHVPGESAPPSRAGFVVSKAVGGAVVRNAVKRRLRHLMRDRVALLPPGSLVVVRALPGAGDADHAQLARDLDAALQRLLGGGTR from the coding sequence GTGCTGCCCACCGAGAACCGGCTGAGGCGGCGCGAGGATTTCGCGACCGCGGTACGGCGAGGGCGTCGCTCTGGACGCCCGCTTCTCGTCGTCCATCTACGTAGCGGTGCCACGGACCCGCACGTGCCAGGGGAGAGCGCTCCCCCGTCACGTGCGGGTTTCGTCGTGAGCAAGGCGGTGGGTGGCGCGGTCGTCCGCAACGCGGTGAAGCGCAGACTTCGCCATCTGATGCGTGACCGAGTCGCCTTGCTGCCCCCCGGTAGCCTGGTAGTCGTACGAGCGCTGCCCGGTGCGGGCGACGCCGATCACGCACAGCTGGCCCGAGACCTGGATGCCGCCCTTCAGCGGCTGCTGGGAGGGGGCACGCGATGA
- the yidD gene encoding membrane protein insertion efficiency factor YidD, with translation MKYPLLALIKLYQWTISPLLGPVCKYYPSCSHYGYTAIDRHGAIKGTALTAWRILRCNPWSLGGVDHVPPRKRPRWHEMLRDAWRARRGGPSAAETATDGKKPAVPAAETSPHAQGA, from the coding sequence ATGAAGTACCCGCTGCTGGCTCTGATCAAGCTGTACCAGTGGACCATCAGCCCGTTGCTCGGGCCGGTGTGCAAGTACTACCCGTCGTGTTCCCACTACGGCTACACGGCCATCGACCGGCACGGTGCGATCAAGGGAACCGCGCTCACCGCGTGGCGCATCCTGCGGTGCAATCCGTGGTCGCTCGGCGGTGTGGACCATGTCCCGCCGCGCAAGCGTCCGCGGTGGCACGAAATGCTGCGTGACGCCTGGCGTGCGCGCAGGGGCGGGCCCTCCGCCGCCGAAACGGCCACCGACGGGAAGAAGCCGGCGGTCCCGGCCGCAGAGACCTCGCCCCATGCCCAAGGAGCATGA
- the yidC gene encoding membrane protein insertase YidC: MDTIASLFSFITWPVSWVIVQFHTVYGAIFGPDTGWAWGLSIVSLVILIRICLIPLFVKQIKATRAMQTLQPEMKKIQERYKNDKQRQSEEMMKLYKESGTNPLSSCLPILAQSPFFFALYHVLNGIATGKTIGVIDDQLLASARKAHIFGAPLAAKFTDSAHKVAQLGASLTDVRVVTAVMIVLMSASQFYTQRQLMTKNVDTTVKTPFMQQQKMLMYVFPVMFAVFGINFPVGVLVYWLTTNVWTMGQQMYVIHNNPTPGSKAQAAYLERLFKHVSHHGKTRNRREKAIVKAIVVKGRDRNEFERKFINGLNKAGLAAQSDGSVMKSDGAAVAQAEDGTTTATATATAPRRQQPKRQSKSQRQSGGTKPAGEATEAPSLTKSDEPEDAPAAAGEKPASKPGNGARSKAQSGQRKGPQRPKSPSKK; the protein is encoded by the coding sequence GTGGACACGATTGCCAGCCTCTTCAGTTTCATCACCTGGCCCGTCTCCTGGGTCATCGTCCAGTTCCACACGGTGTACGGGGCGATCTTCGGGCCTGACACCGGGTGGGCCTGGGGCCTGTCCATCGTGTCGCTGGTGATCCTGATCCGTATCTGCCTGATCCCGCTCTTCGTGAAGCAGATCAAGGCGACCCGGGCGATGCAGACGCTCCAGCCCGAGATGAAGAAGATCCAGGAGCGCTACAAGAACGACAAGCAGCGCCAGTCCGAAGAGATGATGAAGCTGTACAAGGAGTCGGGTACCAACCCGCTCTCCTCGTGCCTTCCCATCCTGGCGCAGTCCCCGTTCTTCTTCGCCCTGTATCACGTGCTCAACGGCATCGCGACGGGCAAGACGATCGGCGTCATCGACGATCAGCTGCTCGCCAGTGCCCGTAAGGCTCACATCTTCGGCGCCCCGCTCGCCGCGAAGTTCACGGACAGCGCCCACAAGGTCGCCCAGCTCGGTGCCTCGCTGACCGATGTCCGGGTCGTGACCGCGGTCATGATCGTTCTGATGTCGGCGTCGCAGTTCTACACGCAGCGCCAGCTGATGACGAAGAACGTCGACACGACGGTGAAGACGCCGTTCATGCAGCAGCAGAAGATGCTGATGTACGTCTTCCCGGTCATGTTCGCCGTCTTCGGCATCAACTTCCCGGTCGGTGTCCTCGTCTACTGGCTGACCACCAACGTGTGGACCATGGGCCAGCAGATGTACGTCATCCACAACAACCCGACCCCGGGTTCGAAGGCCCAGGCCGCCTACCTGGAGCGGCTCTTCAAGCACGTCTCGCACCATGGCAAGACCCGCAACCGGCGCGAGAAGGCCATCGTCAAGGCGATCGTCGTCAAGGGCCGTGACCGCAACGAGTTCGAGCGCAAGTTCATCAACGGTCTGAACAAGGCGGGTCTCGCGGCCCAGTCCGACGGCTCCGTGATGAAGAGCGACGGCGCCGCTGTCGCGCAGGCCGAGGACGGTACGACCACCGCCACCGCCACTGCCACCGCTCCCCGGCGCCAGCAGCCCAAGCGGCAGTCCAAGTCGCAGCGTCAGTCGGGCGGTACGAAGCCGGCCGGTGAGGCGACGGAGGCTCCGTCGCTGACCAAGTCCGACGAGCCGGAGGACGCTCCGGCCGCAGCCGGCGAGAAACCCGCCTCGAAGCCCGGCAACGGCGCCCGCAGCAAGGCCCAGTCCGGACAGCGCAAGGGTCCGCAGCGGCCCAAGTCCCCGTCCAAGAAGTAA
- a CDS encoding R3H domain-containing nucleic acid-binding protein: MTEGTTSAAAEGADALTRLEQEGEIAADYLEGLLDIADLDGDIDMDVEADRASVSIISDTGGRDLQKLVGRDGEVLEALQELTRLAVHRETGDRSRLMLDIAGYRAKKRTELSELGAKAAAEAKSSGEPVKLKPMTPFERKVVHDAVKAAGLRSESEGEEPQRFVVVLPA, from the coding sequence GTGACGGAAGGCACCACCTCCGCCGCTGCCGAGGGCGCGGACGCCCTGACCCGCCTGGAGCAGGAGGGCGAGATCGCGGCGGACTACCTCGAGGGTCTACTGGACATCGCCGACCTCGACGGTGACATCGACATGGATGTCGAGGCCGACCGCGCCTCTGTCTCGATCATCAGTGACACCGGCGGTCGCGACCTGCAGAAGCTGGTCGGCCGTGACGGTGAGGTGCTGGAGGCACTGCAGGAACTCACGCGCCTGGCCGTGCACCGGGAGACCGGCGACCGCAGCCGCCTGATGCTGGACATCGCGGGCTACCGCGCCAAGAAGCGGACCGAGCTGTCCGAGCTGGGTGCGAAGGCCGCCGCCGAGGCGAAGAGCAGCGGCGAGCCCGTGAAGCTGAAGCCGATGACTCCGTTCGAGCGCAAGGTCGTGCACGACGCGGTCAAGGCCGCCGGCCTGCGCAGCGAGTCGGAGGGCGAGGAGCCGCAGCGCTTCGTCGTCGTGCTTCCCGCCTGA
- the rsmG gene encoding 16S rRNA (guanine(527)-N(7))-methyltransferase RsmG translates to MTAEAELPPAPEQARDVFGDRFTDAVRYAELLAETGVQRGLIGPREVPRLWERHLLNCAVLSEVVPEGVTVCDVGSGAGLPGIPLALVREDLKITLLEPLLRRTNFLTEVVELLGLDHVTVVRGRAEEVMGKLPPVHVVTARAVAPLDRLATWGIPLLRPYGEMLALKGDTAEEELKSAAAALSKLGAVETSILHVGEGIVDPCSTVVRVEVGESPGGVRFAAKRAKAARTGRTRRRR, encoded by the coding sequence GTGACGGCGGAAGCGGAGCTCCCCCCTGCGCCCGAGCAGGCACGTGACGTATTTGGTGATCGCTTCACGGATGCGGTCCGGTATGCCGAGCTGCTGGCCGAGACAGGAGTGCAGCGAGGGCTCATCGGCCCGCGTGAGGTACCCCGTCTGTGGGAGCGGCATCTGCTGAACTGTGCGGTGCTCTCGGAGGTGGTTCCCGAGGGGGTGACGGTGTGCGACGTCGGCTCGGGCGCCGGTTTGCCGGGTATCCCCCTGGCCCTGGTCCGGGAGGACCTGAAGATCACGCTGTTGGAGCCGCTGCTGCGGCGCACCAACTTCCTCACCGAGGTCGTGGAACTGCTGGGGCTCGACCACGTCACCGTCGTCCGGGGCCGTGCGGAGGAAGTGATGGGCAAGCTCCCGCCGGTGCATGTGGTGACCGCCCGCGCGGTCGCGCCGCTGGACCGCCTGGCCACGTGGGGCATCCCGTTGCTGCGTCCCTACGGGGAGATGCTTGCCCTCAAGGGGGACACTGCCGAGGAGGAGCTGAAGAGCGCGGCCGCCGCCCTGAGCAAGCTCGGCGCGGTGGAGACCTCCATCCTGCATGTGGGTGAGGGCATCGTGGATCCGTGCTCCACCGTCGTGCGGGTCGAGGTCGGGGAAAGCCCGGGCGGCGTACGCTTCGCGGCCAAGCGGGCGAAGGCGGCGCGGACGGGGCGGACGCGACGGCGCCGATAG
- a CDS encoding ParA family protein, with amino-acid sequence MGGSVHCEPEVEESESLRSDANIAGPMTDPVPGPRTESMGEDVSRETPPPMDDTPIGRAAQLAVEALGRAGEGLPQPEQTRVMVVANQKGGVGKTTTTVNLAASLALHGARVLVIDLDPQGNASTALGIDHHAEVPSIYDVLVESRPLAEVVQPVPDVEGLFCAPATIDLAGAEIELVSLVARESRLQRAIQAYEQPLDYILIDCPPSLGLLTVNALVAGQEVLIPIQCEYYALEGLGQLLRNVDLVRGHLNPALHVSTILLTMYDGRTRLASQVAEEVRSHFGDEVLRTSIPRSVRISEAPSYGQTVLTYDPGSSGALSYLEAAREIALRGVGVSYDATHAHLGAQGDPNMVEGIQ; translated from the coding sequence ATGGGAGGCTCTGTTCATTGCGAGCCTGAAGTCGAGGAGAGTGAATCCTTGCGGTCCGACGCCAACATTGCGGGACCGATGACCGATCCGGTCCCCGGTCCCCGTACCGAATCGATGGGGGAGGATGTTTCACGTGAAACGCCGCCCCCGATGGACGACACTCCCATCGGTCGTGCTGCCCAACTGGCGGTCGAGGCTCTGGGCCGCGCCGGCGAAGGCCTGCCCCAGCCTGAACAGACCCGCGTCATGGTGGTCGCCAACCAGAAGGGTGGCGTGGGCAAGACGACGACGACCGTCAACCTTGCCGCTTCGCTGGCTCTGCACGGTGCCCGCGTCCTGGTGATCGACCTGGACCCGCAGGGCAATGCCTCCACGGCGCTGGGCATCGACCATCATGCCGAAGTCCCCTCCATTTACGACGTCCTGGTGGAGAGCAGGCCGCTGGCCGAGGTTGTCCAGCCTGTCCCCGATGTCGAGGGTCTCTTCTGTGCCCCCGCCACGATCGATCTCGCCGGTGCGGAGATCGAGCTGGTGTCCTTGGTAGCGCGGGAGAGCCGGTTGCAGCGGGCGATCCAGGCCTACGAGCAGCCGCTGGACTACATCCTCATCGACTGCCCGCCCTCACTTGGCCTGCTGACGGTCAACGCGCTCGTCGCCGGCCAGGAGGTCCTCATCCCCATCCAGTGCGAGTACTACGCGCTGGAAGGCCTGGGCCAGTTGCTCCGCAATGTCGACCTGGTCCGGGGGCACCTCAACCCCGCCCTGCATGTGTCGACCATCCTGCTCACCATGTACGACGGCCGGACGCGCCTTGCGTCCCAGGTCGCGGAAGAGGTGCGCAGCCACTTCGGTGACGAGGTGCTGCGGACGAGCATTCCCCGCTCCGTCCGTATCTCCGAGGCGCCGAGTTATGGGCAGACGGTGCTGACTTACGATCCAGGGTCAAGCGGTGCCCTCTCCTATCTTGAGGCGGCACGAGAAATCGCGCTGAGGGGCGTCGGTGTCAGCTACGACGCCACGCACGCCCACCTCGGCGCACAGGGTGATCCGAACATGGTGGAGGGGATTCAGTGA
- a CDS encoding ParB/RepB/Spo0J family partition protein: protein MSERRRGLGRGLGALIPAAPTGEKPQAPATAGGAGSASSTAVPVLTGDRGDRGVAAAKVTTLPPVSRETSPPPASSPAEMNASVMGAHFAEIPLDSITPNPRQPREVFDEDALAELVTSIKEVGLLQPVVVRQLGSGRYELIMGERRWRACREAGLAAIPAIVRATDDEKLLLDALLENLHRAQLNPLEEAAAYDQLLRDFNCTHDQLADRIGRSRPQVSNTLRLLKLSPAVQRRVAAGVLSAGHARALLSVEDSEEQDRLAHRIVAEGLSVRAVEEIVTLMGSRPTTAPRSKGPRAGGRVSPALSDLATRLSDRFETRVKVDLGQKKGKITVEFASMEDLERILGTLAPGEGPVMQKSLLDGEEPEEETEG, encoded by the coding sequence GTGAGTGAGCGACGGAGGGGGTTGGGTCGTGGTCTCGGGGCGCTGATCCCCGCTGCCCCGACCGGGGAGAAGCCGCAGGCTCCAGCGACGGCTGGGGGCGCGGGCTCGGCGTCGTCCACGGCTGTCCCGGTGCTGACCGGTGACCGCGGTGACCGAGGGGTGGCGGCGGCGAAGGTAACCACACTGCCGCCTGTTTCACGTGAAACATCGCCGCCGCCGGCGAGCAGCCCGGCTGAGATGAACGCGTCAGTGATGGGTGCCCACTTCGCCGAGATCCCCCTCGACTCCATCACGCCGAACCCGCGTCAGCCGCGTGAGGTCTTCGACGAGGACGCGCTGGCCGAGCTCGTCACCTCCATCAAGGAGGTCGGACTCCTCCAGCCCGTCGTCGTCCGCCAGCTCGGTTCCGGGCGTTATGAGCTCATCATGGGTGAGCGGCGCTGGCGGGCCTGCCGTGAGGCGGGGCTCGCGGCCATCCCGGCGATCGTGCGGGCTACGGACGACGAGAAGCTCCTCCTGGACGCCCTGCTGGAGAACCTGCACCGGGCCCAGCTGAACCCGCTGGAAGAGGCGGCCGCCTACGACCAGCTGCTCAGGGACTTCAACTGCACGCACGACCAGCTGGCGGACCGGATCGGCCGTTCCCGCCCGCAGGTCTCCAACACTCTGCGTCTGCTCAAGCTCTCGCCGGCCGTGCAGCGTCGGGTCGCCGCCGGAGTTCTCTCGGCCGGACATGCCCGGGCGTTGCTCTCCGTCGAGGACTCGGAGGAGCAGGACCGGCTGGCCCATCGGATCGTCGCCGAGGGTCTGTCGGTGCGGGCGGTCGAGGAGATCGTGACCTTGATGGGGTCGCGGCCGACGACGGCTCCTCGCTCCAAGGGCCCGCGTGCCGGTGGGCGCGTCTCTCCGGCACTGTCCGATCTTGCGACGCGTCTGTCCGACCGCTTCGAGACGCGGGTGAAGGTCGACCTGGGACAGAAGAAGGGCAAGATCACCGTCGAGTTCGCTTCCATGGAGGACCTGGAGCGCATTCTCGGCACACTGGCTCCGGGCGAGGGCCCGGTCATGCAGAAGAGCCTTCTGGACGGCGAAGAGCCGGAGGAGGAGACGGAGGGCTGA
- a CDS encoding GNAT family N-acetyltransferase, translated as MGRRLVPLTLDNLQDLPQRCRACVFWELDPVSGEAALKAGTSVAEKEAWISAVLLDWGSCGRVVYVDDAPVGFVLYAPPAYVPRSTAFPTSPVSPDAVQLMTGFIMPGYQGQGLGRVMVQTVAKDLLRRGFKAIEAFGDARWKEPACMFPADHLLAVGFKTVRHHPAHPRLRLELRTTLSWKEDVEMAIDRLLGAVQKEPALRPL; from the coding sequence ATGGGCCGTAGGCTCGTACCGCTCACGCTGGACAACCTTCAAGACCTTCCCCAGCGCTGCCGTGCGTGCGTCTTCTGGGAGCTGGACCCCGTCAGTGGTGAAGCAGCGCTGAAGGCCGGCACATCCGTGGCGGAAAAGGAAGCGTGGATCTCCGCAGTCCTGCTGGACTGGGGCTCCTGCGGCCGTGTCGTCTACGTCGATGACGCGCCCGTGGGCTTCGTGCTCTACGCTCCCCCCGCCTACGTCCCTCGCTCCACGGCGTTCCCCACGAGCCCCGTCTCTCCGGACGCGGTGCAGCTGATGACCGGCTTCATCATGCCGGGCTACCAGGGGCAGGGGCTGGGCCGCGTGATGGTCCAGACGGTCGCGAAGGACCTGCTGCGGCGGGGCTTCAAGGCCATCGAGGCATTCGGGGACGCCCGATGGAAGGAACCCGCCTGCATGTTCCCCGCCGACCATCTGCTGGCCGTGGGGTTCAAGACCGTCCGGCACCACCCGGCCCACCCGCGGCTCCGGCTGGAACTGCGGACGACGCTGTCCTGGAAGGAAGACGTGGAAATGGCGATCGACCGGTTGCTGGGCGCTGTGCAGAAAGAACCGGCGCTGCGGCCGCTGTAA